AAGCGCTACCTCGACTTCTCCGGCTCCGCCGCCGTCAACTTCGTCGGGCACGGCGTGCGCGAGATCGCCGACGCCCTCGCCGAACAGGCGCGCACGCTCGAGTTCGCCCACACCAGCCAGTTCGCCACGCCGGTCGCGGAAGAGTTCGCGCAAGAGCTGCTCGCGTTCGCGGGTGAGGGCTTCAAGGGCGGCTGCGTTTACTTCACCAGCTCGGGCTCGGAGGCCATCGAGACCGCGCTCAAGCTCGCGCGCCAGTACCAGGTCGAGATCGGCCAGAAGCAACGCAACAAGTTCGCCAGCCGCAACCAGTCGTATCACGGCGCCACGCTGGGCGCGGTCGGCGTCTCCGGCAACGCGCGCCGCCGCGAGCTCTACCTGCCGCTGGTCGCGGATTCCGCCAAGGTCTCCATCCCCTACTGCTATCGCTGCCACTACGACTGCGGGTCACGTCTCGAAGCAGGACGCGAATCCTGCGGCGCGCGTTACGCCGGCGAGCTCGCGGACCTGCTCAGCACGCACGGCCGCGAGACCGCCGCGTTCCTGTTCGAACCCGTCAGCGGCGCGACGCTCGGCGCCGCCGTCCCGCCGGCGGATTACCTGCCGGAGGTCGCGCGCACCTGCGCCCGGCACGGCGTGCTCACCATCGCCGACGAGGTGATGACCGGCATGGGCCGCACCGGCCGCAACTTCGCCGTCGACCACTGGCCCGGGGTTCATTCTGAAGCCCAGCCGGACATCCTCGTGACCGCGAAAGGCGTGGCCAGCGGATACGCGCCGCTCGGCGCCGTGATCGCCAGCCGGAAAGTCGTGACCGCGATCGCCGCGGGCTCCGGCGCGTTCGTCCACGGGCTGACCTACAACGCGCACCCCATCGCCACCGCCGCCGGCCACGCGGTGCTGCGCAAGATCGTGAAAGAGAAACTGGTCGCGCGCGCCGACTCCGGCGGCCAGGCCGGTTCCGCGATGGCGACCGAGCTCAAGCGCTTGCGCTCGCTCGATTCCGTCGGCGACGTTCGCGGACTCGGCCTGCTCTGGGGCGTGGAGTTCGTCGCCGACAAAGACACGAAGAGGCCTTTCGACGCCGCGCTCGGCTTCTCGCAGCGCGTCGCCGAGGCGGCCATCCGGCGCGGCCTGCTCGTCTACCCGATGCAGGGATGCGTCGACGGCTACGCCGGCGACCACCTGCTGCTCGCGCCGCCCGCCGTCATCACGCCGGAAGAGATTACAACGGCAGTCACCCAACTTGCGGAGTCCATCACCGAAGCCGCATCCGGAGCCACGCGTGCGAAATAGCCTCGCTGTCTTTCTCCTGCTCACTGCCGCCACGCTCCACAGCCAGCAGCCCGCGCCCGAAGCAAAGATCATGGGCTTCTCGCCCGCCGCGGCCACCTCGCAGTCCGCGCTCGAGCAGCAGTACAAAGGCATGATCTCGCGCGACGAAGCGCGCAAGTTCCACCGCTACTTCACCGCCGAGCCGCACCCCGCAGGCTCCGAGCGCAACAACGAGCTCGCGCGCTGGATCGCCGACCAGTGGAAGGAGCAGGGCCTCGAGGACATCAAGCTCCACCGCTACGACGTCCTCACCTCGTTCCCGAAGGAAGTCGCGCTCGAGATGGTCGCGCCCGTCGCATACAAGGCGCTGCTGCGCGAGCAGCCCATCGACGTCGACCCCGACACGAAGAATCCCAACGTGCTCGGCGCCTACACCAGCATGTCCGCCTCGGGCGAGGTGACCGCGCCCATCGTCTACGCCCACAGCGGCAATCCCGAGGACTACGACCTGCTGCGCAAGCGCGGCATCAGCGTGAAGGGCAAGGTCGTGCTCGTCCGCTACTCGAATCCCTACAGCTATCGCGGGTTCAAGGCGCTGACCGCGCAGCGCGAGGGCGCCGCCGCCGTGCTCATCTACTCCGACCCGCAGGAAGACGGCTACCAGAAGGGCAAAGTCTTCCCCGACGGCCCCTGGGGACCGGAGTACCACTTCCAGCGCGGCGCCATCACCTACGACTTCATCGTCGCCGGCGACCCGCTCACGCCCGGCTGGGCCTCGACCGAAGGCGCCAAGCGCATCCCGATGTCGGAAGCGAAGTCGCTGCCCAACATCATGATGCTGCCCATCTCGTGGCACGACGCCAAGCCGCTGCTCCAGCACATGGGTGGACCGCGCGCGCCGAAGTCGTGGCAAGGCGGGCTGCCCATCACCTATCGCCTCGGCGGCGTGGGCAAGGTCCACGTGAAGATCCAGATGGACACGCGCCCCATGCCGAACTACGTGGTCGAGGCGCGCATCCGCGGCTCCGAGCTGCCCGACGAGTGGGTGCTGCTCGGCAATCATCGCGACGCCTGGGAGTTCGGCGGCGTCGACCCCTCGAGCGGCACCGCTTCGATGATGGAGATGACGCGTGCGCTCGGCACGCTGCTGCGCGAGGGCAAGCGCCCGCGTCGCACCATCATCGTCTGCAGTTGGGACGGCGAGGAGGTCGGCCTCACCGGCTCCACCGAGTGGGGCGAGCAGTTTTCCGGCGAGCTGCAGCAGAAGCTCGTCGCGTATCTCAACGTCGACTCTTCGACCTCAGGCCCGGACTTCGAGCCCGGCGCCTCCGGCTCGCTCGCGACCATGCTGGTCGAGGCTTCGAAGACGCTCGACGATCCCGCCACCGGAAAATCGCTCTACGAAGCGTGGAGGCGCCGCCGGCAGCGCGGCCAGAAGAAGAAGGTCACCGACGCCGACCTGGTGAACACGAAGATCGGCTCCGGCTCCGACCACACCGTCTTCCTCAACCATCTTGGCCGGCCCACGCTGCTGCTGCAGTTCGACGGCCCCTACGGCGTCTACCACTCGATGTACGACGACTTCTACTGGATGGACAAGATCGGCGACCCCGGCTACCGCTACCACGCGCTGATGTCCCAGCTCTGGGGCGTGCTCGCGCTGCGCCTCGCCAACGCCGAGCTGCTGCCGCACGACTTCCTCGCCTACGCGCGCGACGTCCACTCCTGGCTCGAAGTGCTCGCGCGCGACCCCGAGGCGCGCAAGCGCGTCGACTTCAAGGCCGCGCTGCAGCATGCCGGCGAGATGGAAGCCGCCGGCGACGAGCTCAACCGCGCCCTGGCTGGCGCGCTCGCGCAAAGCAAGGCGGCGAACTCTTCCGCCGTCAACCGCACGATGATGCAGGTGGAATCCAACTGGCTCGACCCCGACGGCATTCCGGACCGCCCGTGGTTCAAGCACACGCTTTACGCCGCGCGCTTCACCTACGCGCACCTCGAATTGCCGGGAGTGACCGAAGCGGTGGAAGCGAAGGACTGGAAGCGCGCGCAGGAGCAGCTCGCCATCCTCGACGCCGCCATCCAGAAAAATACGGCGACCGTCCGCGAGGCCACGAAGATGCTTCGCGAACCGGCCGGCAAATGACTCGACTACCTGCCGCCGGGAAAATCCACCACCGTATTCTCCAGCGGATACTGCATGCGCCGCTCGCGCGGCGGCGTCGGGCTGACGGGCAGCGGCTCGGTGAACGCCGACGGCCCTTCGTCGTCCGGGATGTCGCGCACCATCCCCTGCACCGCGAAGCTGTCGATCACGTACGGTAGCCCCTGCGCGCCCAGCGCGGTCAGGCCGTCCATCACGTGGAAGTGCAGGTGCGGCCCGGTCGTGTTGCCGGAGTTCCCCACCAGCGCCAGCACCTGGCCTTTCTTCACGCGGTCGCCCTTCTTCACGCGCAGTGTGCCCGGTTGCAGGTGTGCGTAGAAGCCGTAGCGGCTCCCGCCGAGGTCCAGGATGACGTGGTTGCCGGTGACGTTCTGCAGCGTCGTATCCTGCGGCAGCGTGCCGGCAGTGCGCTCCGGCAAGCCGTCGAGCACCGACACAACGGTCGCGTCCGCCACCGCGATCGCGTTCGTCGCGTAGGTCGGATAGTCGTGGTTCACGTCGATCTTGCCGCCCTGCCTGACCAGCCGGCCGTCGTCGCCCAGCTTGATCCAGTCGATGGCGAAGCGCTGCGCCACGTAGAGCGTGCCGTTGATCGGGATCATCGCGCGGCGATGCCCGTCGTTGGTGCAGCACGCGCTCATCGCCACCCAGCCCGTCCCCTGGAGCGGCGGACCCAGCACCAGCGCCGCCTGGCTCGCGACCGCCACCTCGCCGCCCTCGATCGGGAATGTCTCCTGCTCGCGGGAGGCCGCCATCGCGGAGTTCTTGAGCGCCTTCTCCTTTGCGGTGACGGTCAGCCGATGCTTCAGCCGCCTGGGCGCCGCGCCCGAGAACTTCACGTCGAGCCATGCGTAGCCCACCTGCCCGGCGCCGATCTTCGTCGCCGGCGCCTTGTCGAGCAGCGTGAACCACTTCTTCACGTCGTCGCCGGCGAGCTTCAGCAAGACCTTCCCGCTGTCGGCGTCGAGCACCTCGATGGCCTCCACGCCCACGGCATCCTTCTGCGCGTTGATGAGCTGCAGCTCGTAGTCGAGGTGCGTCATGCCGTCGCTCCCCGCGAACGGCACCGGCCGCACGGTCGCCTGCATCACCACCGGCGTGAACTGGTCGTGCGCTCCGGCAAAATCCATCGGCTGCTGCGCCATCGCGCTCGCGCACACCAACGCCACCAGGAATGCTTTCATCCTCACCATCGTGCCGTTCTCGCTTTCAGTTTGTTCAGGATCTCGGGGGGACCTATGAAAAATCCCGCACCGCGGAATGTCAAGCCACCTAGCTGCGCAGCACCGCCGCGACCGCGCCCACCACGACCAGCGTCGCCACCACCATCACCGCCGTGACCGGCTCGCCCAGCAGCACCGCACCCTCGACCATCGCGCCGATGGGCACGAGGAACGCCGTCGACCCCGCCTGGTACGGACGCATCCGCTTCAGCAGCCAGTAGTACACCGCGAACGCCACCGACGACCCCATCACCGCCAGGAAGAACAGCGCGCCGACCGCCTTCCCGCTCCAGTGCGAGGGCTGCCCGCGCTCGACCATCAGGCTCAGCGCGCCCAGCAGCACCGTGCCCAACGCGAGCTGCACCCCGGTGTTCACCACCGGGCTGATGCCCTGCGCGTGCCGCTTGGCGTAGTTCGCCGACCACGCCGTCGCGAAGGCGCTCACCAGCACCATCACGCCGCCCACCAGCGCGCGCCCTTCGAACCCGACCCCGCTCCAGAACAGCACGGCGATCCCGGCGAAGCCGACCACCAGCGCGATCACCGCCCGCCGCGGCACCTTCTGGTGCAGCATCACGGGGGTGAGCAGCGCGATGGCCAGCGGCGTCGTCGCCGAGAGCACCGCCGTCATCCCCGACGTGATGTACTGCTCCGCCCAGAACACCGTGCCGAACGGGATGGTCATCATCGTGACGCCGAGGACGACGACCGTCCGCCACTCGTCCGCGCTCTGCGGCCACCGGCTCTTGCGGACGACGGCGACCACCAGCAGCACCGCCGCCGCGATCGCAAAGCGCAGCGCCGCCGCGCGGAACGGCGGCACCTCGCGCACCAGGACGCGGATCGCCATCCACGTGGTGCTCCACGTCGCACACAGCAGCGCAAAGCCCAGCCAATGCCGCAGCCCGAGTTCGTGTTCTGCTTGAGCTGTCTCCGCCATCTCGTTCAGGCAAAAGAAGAGCCGCGGCTTGGATGCCGCGGCTCTGTGCCACGATTCAGTTACCGGTTGCCGCGATCGCCGCCGCCGAAGCCGCCGCGGCCACCGCCGCCGCCGCCCGGACCGCGTCCGCGTCCACCGCGTCCGCGTCCCCGGCCGCCCCGGCCGCCGCGACCTCCGCGGTCGCCGCCGAAGCCTCCGCCCGGACGCCCGCCGCCGCCCGGCGCCGCATGATGCGGCACGCCTTCGCGGTTGAAGTTCGGCTCGTTGTCCTCGGCGTCTTCGAAGTTCCCGCCGCCCTCGATGGTCATCGACCCGCCGCGCGGCTGCATCTCCTGCTCGCGTCCGCCGTGGCGTCCGCCGCCGCCGTGCGACTCGCCGCCGCCTTCGCCGCCGTCGCCGCCTTCGCCCCCGCCCATCTTCGCGCGCTGCTCTTTGAGCACCGCCTTGCGCGACAGCCGGATGCGATTGCCTTCGACCGAGAGCACCTTCACCAGGATCTGGTCGCCTTCCTTCAGCTCATCGCGGATGTCGCCGATGCGATGCTCCGCGACCTCCGAGATGTGCAGCAGGCCGTCGGTGCCCGGGAAGATCTCCACGAAGGCGCCGAACTCCGCCAGGCGCACGACCTTGCCGAGGTAGGTCTTGCCCACCTCCGCCGTCGCGGTGATGTCGCCGATCATCTGCAGCGCGCGCTGCGCGCTCGCCTCGTCGCTCGACGCCACCTTCACCAGGCCGGAATCCTCGATGTCGATCTTCACGCCGGTCGCTTCGGTGATGCCGCGCACCACCTTGCCGCCCGGTCCGATGAGCTCGCGGATCTTGTCCACCGGGATCGTCACCGTGTAGAAGCGGGGCGCGTACTGCGAGATCTGCTTCGGCGCCGAGATCGCCTCGTTCATCTTCTCCAGGATGTGCAGCCGCCCGCGCCGCGCCTGCTCCAGCGCCTCGCGCATGATGGCCGACGTGATGCCCGCGACCTTGATGTCCATCTGCAGCGCGGTGATCCCGTCGCGCGTGCCCGCGACCTTGAAGTCCATGTCGCCGTAGTGGTCTTCGGCGCCCGCGATGTCGGAGAGGATGGAGTACTTCTCGCCCTCCTTCACCAGGCCCATCGCCATGCCGGCCACCGGAGCGGTGAGCGGCACGCCCGCGTCGAGCATCGCCATCGTCGCGCCGCATACCGAGGCCATCGACGACGAGCCGTTCGACTCCAGGATGTCCGACACCACGCGCGTGGTGTACGGCCACGCTTCCTCGGTCGGCAGCACCGCGGTCAGCGCGCGCTCTGCCAGCGCGCCGTGCCCGATCTCGCGCCGCCCCGCGCCCCGCAGGAACTTCACTTCGCCCACCGAGAACGGCGGGAAGTTGTAGTGCAGCATGAAGCGCTTCTCTCTCTCGCCCTCGAAGCCCTCCATCCGCTGCGTATCCTCGCCCGTGCCCAGCGTCGTCGTCACCAGCGCCTGCGTCTCGCCGCGGGTGAAGATGGCGGAGCCGTGCGTGCGCGGCAGCACCGCGACCTCGCAGCTGATGTTGCGGATCTGGTCGAACGCGCGCCCGTCCGGCCGGCGCCGCTGCTCGATCACCTGCTCGCGGAAGATGCGCTCGCGCAGCGCCTCGAAGTAGCGCGAGAACCGCGCGCGCGCTTCGTCGTCGTCTTCCGGGATCTGCTCCTTGAACTGCGCCTTGATCTCCTTGACCTTGGCGTAGCTCTCGGCCTTCTGGTACTTCTCGGTGTTGAGCGCGTCGGTGAGCTGCGCGCCGAGCTTCGCCTTCAGCTCGTTGTAGTAGTTCTCGTCCCACTCCGGCGGCGTGACTTCGCGCTTCTGGTTGCCGACCTTCGCGGCCAGCTCCTTGATCACCGCGCAGATCTTCTTGATCTCGGTGTGGGCGAAGTCGATGGCTTCCACCACCGTCTCCTCGCTCACGCCCTTGGCGCCCGACTCGATCATCACGATGCCGTTCTCGGTGCCCACCACCATGATGTTCAGCAGGCTGTCGCGCTGCTCCGCGTACGTCGGGTTGATGACCATGCGGCCCTCGATCACGCCCACGCGCACCGCGCCGATGGGTCCGAGGAACGGGATGTCGCTGATGGCCAGCGCCGCCGACGCCGCGTTGATCGCCAGCACGTCGGGGTCGTTCTCCGCGTCGGCCGAGAGCACGAACGCGATGACCTGCGTCTCGCACTGGAAACCTTCCGGGAACAGCGGCCGGATGGGCCGGTCGATCTGCCGGCTGGTCAGCACTTCCTTGTCCGTGGGACGCCCCTCGCGCTTGATGAAGCCGCCCGGGAAACGCCCGCCGGCGTAGGTGTACTCGCGGTAGTCGACCGTGAGCGGGAAGAAGTCGATGCCCTCGCGCGCCTCCGGATTGGCGCACGCGGTGCCCAGCACCACGTTGTCGCCCGCGCGCGCCACGCACGACCCGTGCGCCTGCTTGGCCAGGTGTCCGGTCTCGAATGTCAGGGATTTGCCGCCGGCTAACTCTACCGCCGCTGTCTGCTTCATGATGTTCCTTTCGCTATGCAGGAGTCCGCGCATCCGGGCCGGGTCGCGCACACAGGCGCGCCGGTGTCACAGAAGGGATCGCGAGAATTGCCAGAGCATGACGACCTCGTCACGTTACGGGCGGCGGAGAAACACGTCTCCCCGCGTCGGGCTGCTATCAGGGGCTGGGCTTACTTACGGATGCCGAGCTTCTGAATGACGGCTTGGTAACGGTCGGTGTCGTACTTCTTGAGGTAGTCGAGCAGGCGACGCCGCTTGCTCACCATCATCAATAGACCGCGCCGGGAAGCGTGGTCCTTCTTGTGGGTCTTGAAGTGGTCCGTCAATTCGCCGATCCGCTCGCTGAGGATGGCTATCTGCACCTCCGGACTACCCGTGTCCGTGCCGTGCGTGCGGAACTTGCCGATGACGTTTGCCTTTTGCTCTCTCGCTAACACTGAACCGAATGCACTCCTGTTGGTTTTTTCGCCTTTTTGTGACCCAATCAATGTAACAGATTGATGCGAAAGG
The Terriglobales bacterium DNA segment above includes these coding regions:
- a CDS encoding M23 family metallopeptidase; amino-acid sequence: MKAFLVALVCASAMAQQPMDFAGAHDQFTPVVMQATVRPVPFAGSDGMTHLDYELQLINAQKDAVGVEAIEVLDADSGKVLLKLAGDDVKKWFTLLDKAPATKIGAGQVGYAWLDVKFSGAAPRRLKHRLTVTAKEKALKNSAMAASREQETFPIEGGEVAVASQAALVLGPPLQGTGWVAMSACCTNDGHRRAMIPINGTLYVAQRFAIDWIKLGDDGRLVRQGGKIDVNHDYPTYATNAIAVADATVVSVLDGLPERTAGTLPQDTTLQNVTGNHVILDLGGSRYGFYAHLQPGTLRVKKGDRVKKGQVLALVGNSGNTTGPHLHFHVMDGLTALGAQGLPYVIDSFAVQGMVRDIPDDEGPSAFTEPLPVSPTPPRERRMQYPLENTVVDFPGGR
- a CDS encoding M28 family metallopeptidase — translated: MRNSLAVFLLLTAATLHSQQPAPEAKIMGFSPAAATSQSALEQQYKGMISRDEARKFHRYFTAEPHPAGSERNNELARWIADQWKEQGLEDIKLHRYDVLTSFPKEVALEMVAPVAYKALLREQPIDVDPDTKNPNVLGAYTSMSASGEVTAPIVYAHSGNPEDYDLLRKRGISVKGKVVLVRYSNPYSYRGFKALTAQREGAAAVLIYSDPQEDGYQKGKVFPDGPWGPEYHFQRGAITYDFIVAGDPLTPGWASTEGAKRIPMSEAKSLPNIMMLPISWHDAKPLLQHMGGPRAPKSWQGGLPITYRLGGVGKVHVKIQMDTRPMPNYVVEARIRGSELPDEWVLLGNHRDAWEFGGVDPSSGTASMMEMTRALGTLLREGKRPRRTIIVCSWDGEEVGLTGSTEWGEQFSGELQQKLVAYLNVDSSTSGPDFEPGASGSLATMLVEASKTLDDPATGKSLYEAWRRRRQRGQKKKVTDADLVNTKIGSGSDHTVFLNHLGRPTLLLQFDGPYGVYHSMYDDFYWMDKIGDPGYRYHALMSQLWGVLALRLANAELLPHDFLAYARDVHSWLEVLARDPEARKRVDFKAALQHAGEMEAAGDELNRALAGALAQSKAANSSAVNRTMMQVESNWLDPDGIPDRPWFKHTLYAARFTYAHLELPGVTEAVEAKDWKRAQEQLAILDAAIQKNTATVREATKMLREPAGK
- a CDS encoding EamA family transporter, coding for MAETAQAEHELGLRHWLGFALLCATWSTTWMAIRVLVREVPPFRAAALRFAIAAAVLLVVAVVRKSRWPQSADEWRTVVVLGVTMMTIPFGTVFWAEQYITSGMTAVLSATTPLAIALLTPVMLHQKVPRRAVIALVVGFAGIAVLFWSGVGFEGRALVGGVMVLVSAFATAWSANYAKRHAQGISPVVNTGVQLALGTVLLGALSLMVERGQPSHWSGKAVGALFFLAVMGSSVAFAVYYWLLKRMRPYQAGSTAFLVPIGAMVEGAVLLGEPVTAVMVVATLVVVGAVAAVLRS
- the pnp gene encoding polyribonucleotide nucleotidyltransferase; the protein is MKQTAAVELAGGKSLTFETGHLAKQAHGSCVARAGDNVVLGTACANPEAREGIDFFPLTVDYREYTYAGGRFPGGFIKREGRPTDKEVLTSRQIDRPIRPLFPEGFQCETQVIAFVLSADAENDPDVLAINAASAALAISDIPFLGPIGAVRVGVIEGRMVINPTYAEQRDSLLNIMVVGTENGIVMIESGAKGVSEETVVEAIDFAHTEIKKICAVIKELAAKVGNQKREVTPPEWDENYYNELKAKLGAQLTDALNTEKYQKAESYAKVKEIKAQFKEQIPEDDDEARARFSRYFEALRERIFREQVIEQRRRPDGRAFDQIRNISCEVAVLPRTHGSAIFTRGETQALVTTTLGTGEDTQRMEGFEGEREKRFMLHYNFPPFSVGEVKFLRGAGRREIGHGALAERALTAVLPTEEAWPYTTRVVSDILESNGSSSMASVCGATMAMLDAGVPLTAPVAGMAMGLVKEGEKYSILSDIAGAEDHYGDMDFKVAGTRDGITALQMDIKVAGITSAIMREALEQARRGRLHILEKMNEAISAPKQISQYAPRFYTVTIPVDKIRELIGPGGKVVRGITEATGVKIDIEDSGLVKVASSDEASAQRALQMIGDITATAEVGKTYLGKVVRLAEFGAFVEIFPGTDGLLHISEVAEHRIGDIRDELKEGDQILVKVLSVEGNRIRLSRKAVLKEQRAKMGGGEGGDGGEGGGESHGGGGRHGGREQEMQPRGGSMTIEGGGNFEDAEDNEPNFNREGVPHHAAPGGGGRPGGGFGGDRGGRGGRGGRGRGRGGRGRGPGGGGGGRGGFGGGDRGNR
- a CDS encoding aminotransferase class III-fold pyridoxal phosphate-dependent enzyme; the encoded protein is MPPSQPVAVSWSSAFPRSFRRPYPQAVRGEGVWLYDAAGKRYLDFSGSAAVNFVGHGVREIADALAEQARTLEFAHTSQFATPVAEEFAQELLAFAGEGFKGGCVYFTSSGSEAIETALKLARQYQVEIGQKQRNKFASRNQSYHGATLGAVGVSGNARRRELYLPLVADSAKVSIPYCYRCHYDCGSRLEAGRESCGARYAGELADLLSTHGRETAAFLFEPVSGATLGAAVPPADYLPEVARTCARHGVLTIADEVMTGMGRTGRNFAVDHWPGVHSEAQPDILVTAKGVASGYAPLGAVIASRKVVTAIAAGSGAFVHGLTYNAHPIATAAGHAVLRKIVKEKLVARADSGGQAGSAMATELKRLRSLDSVGDVRGLGLLWGVEFVADKDTKRPFDAALGFSQRVAEAAIRRGLLVYPMQGCVDGYAGDHLLLAPPAVITPEEITTAVTQLAESITEAASGATRAK
- the rpsO gene encoding 30S ribosomal protein S15, with product MLAREQKANVIGKFRTHGTDTGSPEVQIAILSERIGELTDHFKTHKKDHASRRGLLMMVSKRRRLLDYLKKYDTDRYQAVIQKLGIRK